A genomic region of Raphanus sativus cultivar WK10039 chromosome 6, ASM80110v3, whole genome shotgun sequence contains the following coding sequences:
- the LOC108805704 gene encoding uncharacterized protein At1g15400 yields the protein MEGLQRSTISFRRQGSSGIVFDDRVIAELNKQATEQKDESQREEQPKPMSEGTEQEKPIAGDEKDKLRPIKTSVPPPTAGGLERSRSNGGGAPRHHRTTGRVSPAVDPPSPRLSTCGCCTAFGKKPPGKKNNPRKRPPKRRSR from the coding sequence aTGGAGGGTCTTCAAAGATCAACCATCTCCTTCCGCCGTCAAGGATCTTCCGGCATAGTCTTTGACGACCGTGTCATCGCCGAGCTTAACAAACAAGCAACGGAGCAGAAAGACGAAAGTCAACGCGAGGAACAGCCTAAGCCTATGTCTGAAGGCACAGAGCAAGAGAAACCAATCGCCGGAGACGAGAAAGACAAGCTCAGGCCAATCAAAACAAGTGTACCACCACCAACAGCCGGAGGACTCGAGAGGAGTCGATCTAACGGCGGAGGAGCTCCGCGGCATCACCGAACGACCGGAAGAGTGTCTCCTGCGGTGGATCCGCCGTCTCCGAGACTCTCGACATGCGGTTGCTGCACTGCGTTTGGGAAGAAACCGCCGGGGAAGAAGAATAATCCGAGGAAAAGGCCACCGAAGCGCAGATCAAGGTAG
- the LOC108808389 gene encoding agamous-like MADS-box protein AGL61: MTSKKKGSTGRQRIRMAKIEKESHRQVAFSKRRAGLFKKASELCTLCGVEVAIIVFSPAKKPYSFGHPNVYTVLDRYKNSTSFQQQSQPLENMETRSELSLVLSQVEEEKKKGEAMRKSSVMAKWSVEEMSLLQLQEMRSALEELRNTMVVPPSSYMNTMSTAFYNSRYVLASS, translated from the coding sequence ATGACTTCAAAGAAAAAAGGAAGCACCGGACGGCAAAGGATTCGGATGGCaaagatagagaaagagagCCACAGGCAAGTAGCATTCTCAAAACGCAGAGCTGGTCTCTTCAAGAAAGCTAGCGAGCTATGCACTTTGTGCGGTGTAGAGGTCGCAATCATCGTATTCTCTCCCGCCAAAAAGCCTTACTCGTTCGGCCATCCAAACGTCTACACTGTGCTGGACCGCTACAAGAACAGTACTTCTTTTCAGCAGCAAAGTCAACCTCTGGAAAACATGGAAACGAGGAGCGAGTTGAGTTTGGTGCTGAGTCAGgtggaggaagagaagaagaaaggtgagGCAATGAGGAAATCGAGTGTGATGGCTAAATGGTCTGTGGAGGAAATGAGTTTGCTTCAGTTACAGGAAATGAGATCTGCGCTAGAGGAGCTGAGGAACACAATGGTGGTGCCTCCTTCTTCTTACATGAACACAATGTCTACTGCTTTTTACAATTCTAGATATGTACTTGCTTCTTCTTGA
- the LOC108806989 gene encoding uncharacterized protein LOC108806989 codes for MQSYTRIFCCFSPYIHRFLRNSLRLSLSLSQKNLFYSVCAMLKERRVLPVSSNNRGRVSPYPLRSCRSKKQKEAESSSSPLESESVSEWEDVRCVICMEPPHNAVLLQCSSFSKGCRAYMCDTSARHSNCFKQYRRNNDKSTSRCCSLKALNCPYCRGEVYGTVKSTCARRFMNARPRCCSMDKCGFSGTYSQLKSHLKAEHPGFTPPKVDPLEKRKWDELERAEFIEMINARHRWESEQRSLYQLPHHHPLIDLNFDAFMHNLFAGVRGQASGDNTRMPRLEFHGTRGTP; via the exons ATGCAATCTTACACGCGCATCTTCTGTTGTTTCTCTCCCTATATTCACCGTTTCCTACGAAACTCTTtacgactctctctctctctctctcaaaagaACCTCTTCTACAG TGTGTGTGCAATGCTCAAGGAAAGACGGGTTTTGCCGGTTTCGAGCAACAACAGAGGCAGGGTATCGCCTTACCCGCTTCGCTCTTGTCggagcaagaaacaaaaagaagccgagtcatcatcatcacctctGGAGTCAGAGAGTGTGAGTGAATGGGAGGACGTCAGGTGTGTGATCTGCATGGAGCCGCCACACAATGCCGTCCTCTTGCAGTGCTCTTCCTTCTCCAAAGGATGCCGTGCTTACATGTGCGACACAAGCGCCCGCCACTCCAACTGCTTCAAGCAGTACCGCAGAAACAACGACAAGAGCACAAGCCGCTGCTGCAGTCTCAAGGCCCTTAACTGTCCCTACTGCAGAGGAGAGGTTTACGGGACGGTGAAGTCTACGTGCGCGCGGAGATTCATGAACGCGAGACCCAGGTGCTGTTCTATGGACAAGTGTGGTTTCTCTGGGACCTATTCTCAGCTGAAGAGTCACTTGAAAGCTGAGCATCCGGGTTTTACACCTCCGAAAGTGGACCCTTTGGAGAAACGCAAGTGGGATGAGTTGGAAAGAGCGGAGTTTATCGAGATGATCAACGCTCGTCATAGATGGGAATCGGAACAGAGATCTCTCTATCAGCTTCCACACCACCATCCCTTGATCGATCTCAACTTTGATGCTTTCATGCACAATCTTTTTGCTGGTGTAAGGGGCCAAGCAAGTGGTGACAATACTCGCATGCCCCGATTAGAGTTCCATGGTACCAGAGGGACTCCGTGA
- the LOC108809801 gene encoding uncharacterized protein LOC108809801, translated as MGVPLVCHGHSRPVVDVAYSPITPDGFFLISASKDSIPMLRNGETGDWIGTFEGHKGAVWSCSLDKNALRAASASADFTAKIWNALTGDELHSFEHKHIVRACAFSEDTHRLLTGGMEKILRIFDMNRPDAPPKEVATSPGSIRTVEWLHGDNTILSSSTDTGGIRLWDIRSDKIVQTLETKFPVTSAEVSQDGRYITTADGSSVKFWDANNFGLVKSYEMPCNVESASLEPKNGNTFIAGGEDMWVHRFDFQTGEEIGCNKGHHGPVHCVRYAPGGESYTSGSEDGTVRIWEVGTVNHEESNNLSGHVKLVAEEVVRKAESLRISEKATEASK; from the exons ATGGGAGTTCCATTAGTTTGTCACGGGCATTCGCGTCCCGTCGTGGATGTGGCGTACAGCCCAATAACtccagatggtttctttctcaTTAGCGCTAGCAAAG ATTCGATCCCGATGTTGAGGAATGGGGAGACAGGGGATTGGATAGGGACTTTTGAAGGACATAAAGGAGCTGTTTGGAGTTGTAGCCTTGATAAGAACGCTTTGCGTGCTGCCTCTGCTTCTGCTGATTTCACTGc GAAGATATGGAATGCATTGACTGGAGATGAGCTGCACTCCTTTGAACACAAGCACATTGTTCGTGCTTGTGCCTTCTCTGAG GACACTCACCGTTTGCTGACTGGTGGAATGGAGAAAATACTTCGGATATTCGATATGAATCGGCCTGACGCACCTCCAAAAGAAGTAGCAACTTCTCCTGGTTCAATCAGAACCGTCGAATGGCTTCATGGTGATAATACTATCTTAAGCTCTTCCACAGACACCGGTGGCATTAG GTTATGGGACATAAGAAGTGACAAGATTGTTCAAACATTAGAAACCAAGTTCCCAGTTACTAGTGCTGAAGTAAGTCAAGATGGGAGATACATTACTACTGCTGATGGATCTAGTGTTAAGTTCTGGGACGCCAATAA TTTTGGATTGGTGAAGAGCTATGAGATGCCTTGCAACGTTGAATCGGCATCCTTGGAACCGAAAAACGGCAACACTTTCATTGCTGGAGGAGAAGATATGTGGGTACACAGGTTTGATTTCCAGACTGGAGAGGAGATTG GGTGTAACAAGGGTCACCACGGACCAGTGCACTGCGTGAGGTATGCGCCAGGAGGAGAGTCATACACGTCAGGATCAGAGGACGGGACAGTGAGAATATGGGAGGTGGGGACGGTGAACCATGAGGAGAGCAACAATCTGAGCGGTCACGTGAAGCTTGTGGCAGAGGAAGTTGTGCGTAAAGCTGAAAGTCTTCGTATCAGTGAGAAAGCCACAGAAGCTTCTAAATGA
- the LOC108813492 gene encoding L-type lectin-domain containing receptor kinase S.1, with translation MWRQRQWSPPLLLFILTVATLLPSSSSIDFLYNNFTSAANTTDLILIEDSRVESTVVLFINETEQYSLGRVFYPQKLSIIPDPTGNPTRLSSFSTSFVFSILPDISSSPGFGLCFVLCNSTSPPGAIASQNFGLFPDIPSRVPAPLIAVEFDTGLNGEANDIDGNHIGIDLNTILSTKAETAGYYNSSANGSFVPVNMRNGQNIHAWIDFDGPNFEINVTIAPAGMPRPPRPTLTYRDPVIANYVSADMFVGFSASKTLWVEVRRILAWSLSDTGAPPREINTTGLPVFFLDSPSSSLSTGAIAGIVIGCVVFLCLLGLGGYFLWWKLIREEEEEEAEEWELEFWPHRFTYEDLSAATDSFSSDRLLGSGGFGKVYRGILSNNSNEVAVKCVNHDSKQGLREFMAEIESMGRLQHKNLVQMRGWCRRKSELMLVYDYMPNGSLNQWIFDHPKEPMTWRMRRQVINDVAEGLNYLHHGWEQVVIHRDIKSSNILLDSDMRGRLGDFGLAKLYEHGGAPNTTRVVGTLGYLAPELASASSPTEASDVYSFGVVVLEVVCGRRPIQYGEEEDMVLVDWVRDLYGQGVVVNAADERVRTECDTDDEIELLLKLGLACCHPDPAKRPTMREIVSLLIGSPQEDLLTGLTPVAVDTASPSIHA, from the coding sequence ATGTGGCGGCAGCGACAGTGGTCACCACCACTTCTACTCTTCATCCTCACGGTCGCCACTCTCCTaccttcctcttcctccatAGATTTCCTCTACAACAACTTCACATCCGCAGCAAACACGACGGACCTCATCCTCATCGAAGACTCCCGTGTCGAATCCACCGTCGTCCTCTTCATCAACGAGACCGAACAATACTCCTTAGGCCGCGTTTTCTACCCGCAAAAGCTCTCGATCATACCCGACCCGACCGGGAACCCGACCCGGCTCTCCTCTTTCTCCACCTCCTTCGTCTTCTCCATCCTCCCCGACATCTCCTCAAGCCCTGGCTTCGGCCTCTGCTTCGTCCTCTGCAACTCCACCTCTCCTCCAGGGGCCATCGCCAGCCAGAACTTCGGTCTCTTCCCCGACATCCCCTCCCGTGTCCCCGCTCCCCTCATCGCCGTCGAGTTCGACACCGGTCTGAACGGCGAAGCCAACGACATCGACGGTAACCACATAGGCATCGACCTCAACACCATCTTATCCACCAAAGCCGAAACCGCAGGGTACTATAATTCTTCTGCCAACGGAAGCTTTGTCCCTGTTAACATGCGTAACGGACAGAACATCCACGCTTGGATCGACTTCGACGGTCCGAACTTCGAGATCAACGTTACGATCGCCCCCGCCGGTATGCCTCGACCTCCTCGACCTACCCTCACTTACCGTGATCCCGTCATCGCCAATTACGTATCGGCTGATATGTTCGTTGGCTTCTCCGCGTCCAAGACGCTTTGGGTTGAAGTTCGGAGAATCCTCGCTTGGAGCTTGAGTGACACGGGAGCTCCTCCTCGTGAGATCAACACCACGGGTCTACCCGTGTTCTTTCTCGACTCTCCCTCCTCTTCTCTCTCGACCGGAGCGATAGCCGGGATCGTCATCGGTTGCGTTGTGTTCCTGTGTTTACTCGGTTTAGGAGGTTACTTCCTTTGGTGGAAGCTAAtaagagaggaggaagaagaagaggccgAGGAGTGGGAGCTCGAGTTCTGGCCTCACCGTTTCACCTACGAAGATCTCTCCGCGGCCACCGACTCTTTCTCCAGCGACCGTCTTCTCGGATCCGGAGGGTTCGGTAAAGTGTACAGAGGGATCTTGTCGAACAACAGCAACGAGGTAGCTGTGAAGTGCGTGAACCACGATTCGAAGCAAGGGCTGAGAGAGTTCATGGCGGAGATCGAGAGCATGGGTCGGCTTCAGCATAAGAATCTCGTTCAGATGAGAGGCTGGTGTCGCCGGAAAAGCGAGCTCATGCTCGTTTACGACTACATGCCTAACGGGAGTCTGAATCAGTGGATATTCGACCACCCTAAAGAGCCGATGACGTGGCGGATGAGGCGGCAAGTGATCAACGACGTGGCGGAAGGGCTTAACTATCTCCACCATGGGTGGGAACAGGTTGTGATCCACAGAGATATTAAATCGAGCAACATTCTTTTGGATTCCGACATGCGTGGGAGGCTTGGGGACTTCGGTCTGGCTAAGCTGTACGAGCACGGTGGAGCTCCCAACACGACGCGCGTGGTGGGCACGCTCGGGTATTTAGCGCCGGAGCTAGCGTCTGCTTCGTCTCCCACGGAGGCGAGCGATGTGTACAGCTTTGGCGTGGTGGTGCTGGAGGTGGTGTGTGGGAGGAGACCGATTCAGTACGGGGAGGAGGAAGATATGGTGCTTGTGGATTGGGTTAGGGATTTGTATGGTCAAGGAGTGGTGGTTAATGCGGCTGATGAAAGAGTGAGAACAGAGTGTGATACGGATGATGAGATTGAGTTGTTGCTTAAGTTAGGGCTTGCTTGTTGTCATCCTGATCCAGCTAAGCGACCTACCATGAGAGAGATTGTATCACTCTTGATTGGCTCGCCACAGGAGGATTTGTTGACTGGACTCACGCCGGTAGCTGTTGATACTGCCTCTCCCTCTATACACGCCTGA
- the LOC108810673 gene encoding uncharacterized protein LOC108810673 yields the protein MMNNNNNNLKMSLAQESGNRTTNIVITETRNNKKVKRKASMDVDKCAEAFITNFRKQLLLQRLESIENMLSRGL from the coding sequence atgatgaacaacaacaacaacaatctgAAGATGAGTTTGGCACAAGAAAGTGGCAATCGTACTACTAACATCGTTATTACAGAGACGAGGAATAACAAGAAGGTAAAGAGGAAGGCATCCATGGACGTGGACAAGTGCGCGGAAGCTTTCATCACAAACTTCAGAAAGCAGCTTCTTCTCCAGCGTCTCGAATCCATCGAAAACATGCTCTCCCGTGGCCTATAA
- the LOC108805703 gene encoding peptide deformylase 1A, chloroplastic/mitochondrial yields MATIFRFSLGLLPVSAALTCCSIRFPVSRPASLNRNLYHLSSSSSSLKTKAGWLLGLGDNKKKKVDLPDLVAAGDPVLHEKAREVDPEEIGSERIQKIIDDMVKVMRLAPGVGLAAPQIGVPLRIIVLEDTKEYISYASKEETFAQDRRPFDLMVMVNPELKASSDKKALFFEGCVSVDGFRAVVERHLEVVVTGYDRQGKQIQVNASGWQARILQHECDHLDGYLYVDKMIPRTFRTVDNLDLPLAEGCPKLGPQ; encoded by the exons ATGGCAACCATTTTCAGATTCTCACTTGGTCTACTCCCGGTTTCCGCCGCCTTGACATGTTGCTCAATCCGGTTCCCCGTTTCAAGACCCGCTTCGTTGAACCGTAATCTGTATcatttatcttcttcttcttcttctttgaagaCCAAAGCAGGTTGGCTACTGGGCCTCGGGgacaacaagaaaaagaaagtggATTTACCGGATCTCGTGGCAGCTGGAGATCCGGTTCTCCACGAAAAGGCCCGAGAAGTCGACCCGGAAGAAATCGGGTCGGAGCGTATTCAGAAGATAATTGATGATATGGTTAAAGTAATGAGATTGGCTCCTGGAGTTGGCCTTGCTGCTCCTCAGATTGGTGTCCCCTTAAGA ATCATTGTTCTTGAAGATACAAAAGAGTATATTAGTTACGCATCAAAGGAGGAGACTTTTGCTCAAGACAGACGTCCCTTTGATCTTATG GTAATGGTGAATCCGGAGCTTAAAGCGAGTAGCGACAAGAAAGCTCTCTTCTTTGAAGGATGTGTGAGTGTTGATGGATTCAGAGCTGTGGTGGAGAGACACCTTGAAGTGGTAGTGACAGGCTACGATCGTCAAGGGAAGCAGATTCAGGTGAATGCTTCAGGCTGGCAAGCGAGGATTTTGCAGCATGAGTGTGATCATTTGGATGGTTATCTTTATGTCGATAAGATGATACCACGCACTTTTAGGACAGTCGATAACTTGGACTTGCCTCTAGCAGAAGGCTGTCCTAAACTCGGACCTCAATGA